Proteins from a genomic interval of Clostridium sp. 'deep sea':
- a CDS encoding transposase, which yields MTRKYKYSKEEKIAACKKYIEGNMGYRGVAKEYGCNHMMLRQWCLTYKIHGEKAFDPKEKNRQYTKGFKESVIKEYQTGEYGLQDLSAKYDITSTTISKWISKYYNGIDLRNYKTKGEICTMKSHKTTFDERLEIVKWVIENGMNYKEATKKFNNAYHNIYNWTQSYLKMVQMDLDIRSVVQKN from the coding sequence ATGACAAGAAAATATAAATATAGTAAAGAAGAAAAAATAGCAGCATGTAAAAAATACATTGAAGGAAACATGGGATACAGAGGGGTAGCCAAGGAGTATGGTTGTAACCATATGATGCTAAGACAGTGGTGTTTGACGTATAAGATTCATGGAGAAAAAGCATTCGATCCTAAAGAAAAGAATAGACAGTATACAAAAGGATTCAAAGAATCAGTAATTAAAGAATATCAAACAGGAGAATATGGGCTGCAGGATTTAAGTGCAAAATACGATATAACATCTACAACTATTTCTAAGTGGATCAGTAAGTATTATAATGGTATAGATTTAAGAAATTATAAGACTAAAGGAGAAATCTGTACCATGAAATCTCATAAAACTACCTTTGATGAACGGTTAGAAATAGTTAAGTGGGTTATTGAGAATGGAATGAACTATAAAGAGGCTACAAAGAAGTTTAATAATGCCTACCATAATATATACAATTGGACTCAGTCTTATTTAAAAATGGTGCAGATGGACTTAGACATCAGAAGCGTGGTCCAAAAAAATTAG
- a CDS encoding MATE family efflux transporter produces MRKRDLTKGSVINNLLFMALPAMLGLFTNTLYDIVDMMWIGRISATAVASVTVFCTILGLISVLNSIIGNGSVPVLAQSFGSADLEKSRKAVANTFAFKLIVGLVGALLLYLILKPTISLFTKDVNMLNGALEYGRIRTIFLPIMFSSYTVSTALRCSGDSKSPMYIAILASVLNIVLDPIFIFSRIPILGIKGLGLGIFGAALATVISTTVSFLIGFWILFGPKSKLSLRISDLFKIDWTVAMKITRIGGPQALANLLRNMANVIILGFVTLYGTMAVAAFGILGRIMGLMVMPSNGLVQGGGAVVGQNVGCGKIERAEKTALIAGKLGGGIMIVVSALGFVFAPQIMGLFSNEIEVLAIGIPAFRIAFLCLPILGFSQGIATLFIGTGYTLPFFIGGIVGQWLIQVPFLYLVSRVLHLPFTYIAASFIVYAIGEGLVTLYYYRSGKWRNTIEHNVSSLAASS; encoded by the coding sequence ATGCGTAAGCGTGATTTAACAAAAGGAAGCGTAATAAATAATCTGTTATTCATGGCTTTACCTGCAATGCTTGGCTTGTTCACCAATACACTATATGACATTGTAGACATGATGTGGATTGGTAGAATATCTGCAACTGCAGTGGCCTCTGTAACGGTGTTTTGTACTATTCTAGGGCTAATTTCTGTTCTAAATAGTATCATAGGTAATGGTTCAGTTCCTGTTTTGGCTCAAAGTTTTGGTTCTGCTGATCTAGAGAAGTCTCGCAAGGCAGTTGCCAACACTTTTGCATTTAAGCTAATAGTTGGACTTGTTGGAGCACTATTACTCTACCTAATTTTAAAACCCACTATTAGTCTCTTTACAAAAGACGTAAATATGCTAAATGGAGCACTAGAGTACGGACGCATTAGAACTATTTTCTTACCTATTATGTTTTCATCTTATACTGTTAGCACAGCACTAAGATGTAGTGGAGACTCTAAGAGCCCTATGTATATAGCAATACTCGCTTCGGTATTAAATATAGTATTAGACCCCATTTTTATTTTTAGTAGAATACCCATTTTAGGAATAAAAGGGTTAGGTCTCGGTATATTTGGTGCTGCACTGGCAACAGTAATCTCCACAACTGTATCATTCTTGATTGGCTTTTGGATTCTCTTCGGTCCTAAGAGTAAGCTTAGCCTGCGTATAAGTGACCTCTTTAAAATTGATTGGACTGTAGCAATGAAAATTACTCGTATTGGTGGTCCGCAGGCTTTAGCAAATTTACTTAGAAATATGGCTAATGTTATTATTCTAGGATTCGTAACTTTATATGGGACTATGGCTGTAGCAGCATTCGGTATTTTGGGTAGAATTATGGGTCTTATGGTTATGCCAAGTAATGGTCTTGTGCAGGGTGGAGGCGCAGTGGTTGGGCAAAACGTAGGTTGTGGAAAAATTGAACGTGCTGAGAAAACTGCACTTATTGCTGGAAAGCTAGGTGGAGGCATTATGATAGTTGTGAGTGCACTTGGTTTTGTATTCGCACCACAAATAATGGGACTATTCTCTAATGAGATTGAGGTATTAGCAATTGGTATTCCAGCCTTTAGAATTGCTTTTCTATGCCTGCCAATCTTGGGTTTTTCTCAAGGTATAGCTACTCTGTTTATTGGTACAGGTTATACGCTACCATTCTTTATAGGTGGCATAGTTGGTCAATGGTTAATTCAGGTTCCCTTCCTATACTTGGTGTCTCGAGTATTACATTTACCATTTACCTATATAGCAGCAAGCTTCATTGTATATGCAATTGGTGAGGGATTAGTTACCTTATATTATTATAGAAGTGGTAAATGGAGAAATACAATTGAACATAATGTTTCTAGTTTGGCTGCAAGTAGTTAA
- a CDS encoding pentapeptide repeat-containing protein translates to MKNQKNFKVFREGKVKWNKWRTENPAIKPNLRNYNFYNEKEHIEKYEMFHLEGYNFDETNFSEATMRDGTFLDCTFGYASMNFIDVCYANFINCKFKNVRMRVSKLGSTTFENCSFESVDFSYCSAKETKFLNCKLVNCNMSYINFVKTDFSNSSLLNCRVYGISSWDLVLKNTIQRDLIITDNEDENPITVDNIEMAQFLYLIINNANLRFVLETLTTKTVLILGRFTQKRITILRKIKSELRKYNYVPILYDFNGPSTIDITETVQVLASMSKYIIADLTDAKSIGHELKTIVPNNPSVIVQPLILEGEREYSMFEHFTKFPWVLGIKKYKDESIIKVIEIAVEDCNRKRQELQTEYS, encoded by the coding sequence GTGAAGAATCAGAAGAACTTTAAAGTGTTCAGAGAAGGTAAAGTTAAATGGAATAAATGGAGAACTGAGAATCCAGCAATAAAACCTAATTTGAGAAACTACAATTTCTATAATGAAAAGGAACACATTGAGAAATATGAAATGTTTCATTTAGAAGGATACAATTTTGATGAGACCAATTTTAGTGAAGCAACTATGAGAGATGGAACATTTCTTGATTGTACATTTGGATATGCATCAATGAACTTTATTGATGTATGTTATGCAAATTTTATAAACTGTAAGTTTAAAAATGTAAGAATGAGGGTATCCAAATTAGGCTCAACTACATTTGAGAACTGTTCTTTTGAATCAGTTGATTTTTCATATTGCTCTGCAAAAGAGACAAAATTTCTCAACTGTAAATTAGTGAATTGTAACATGAGTTATATTAATTTTGTAAAAACTGACTTTAGTAATTCTAGTTTATTAAACTGTAGAGTATATGGCATATCTTCATGGGATTTGGTGCTAAAGAATACAATCCAGAGAGACTTAATAATAACTGATAATGAGGATGAAAACCCTATCACAGTTGATAACATTGAAATGGCTCAATTCTTATATTTAATTATTAATAATGCAAATTTAAGGTTTGTACTTGAGACTTTAACAACAAAGACAGTCTTAATTTTGGGACGTTTCACACAAAAGAGAATAACTATTCTTCGTAAGATAAAAAGCGAATTAAGAAAGTATAATTATGTACCAATATTATATGATTTTAATGGTCCAAGTACAATTGATATAACTGAAACAGTGCAAGTTTTAGCAAGTATGTCTAAATACATTATTGCAGATTTAACAGATGCTAAAAGTATAGGACATGAGTTAAAGACAATAGTTCCAAATAATCCATCAGTAATTGTACAACCGTTAATCCTAGAGGGAGAGAGAGAATACTCAATGTTTGAGCATTTTACAAAATTTCCATGGGTTCTTGGAATTAAAAAATATAAAGATGAATCAATAATAAAGGTAATCGAAATTGCTGTGGAAGATTGTAATAGAAAACGACAAGAACTCCAAACTGAATATAGTTAA
- a CDS encoding flavodoxin family protein codes for MKVIAFAGSPRINGNSDLLLNECLKAAREKGAEVEKIYLDLKVISPCKACDFCRSNGHKCIINDDMQLIYRKLQEADVWIIATPIYWWGPSAQLKLMVDRWYSFYKAMDCSNKKVALLITMGDTKMKVAQPTIDMFDMAFTALGIKQLKPLVISAHKKGEILQNKEALKQAYEIGLSF; via the coding sequence ATGAAAGTAATAGCATTTGCTGGTAGCCCACGTATAAATGGTAACTCAGATTTATTATTAAATGAATGCCTTAAAGCAGCTCGTGAAAAGGGTGCAGAGGTAGAAAAAATCTATTTAGACCTAAAAGTAATCTCTCCTTGTAAAGCCTGTGACTTTTGCCGCAGCAATGGCCATAAATGTATCATAAATGATGATATGCAGCTAATCTACCGTAAACTACAAGAAGCAGATGTGTGGATTATAGCAACCCCTATTTATTGGTGGGGACCATCAGCCCAATTAAAACTAATGGTTGATCGTTGGTATAGCTTTTATAAAGCCATGGATTGTAGTAATAAAAAAGTAGCTTTACTAATAACCATGGGTGATACTAAAATGAAAGTCGCTCAACCTACTATAGATATGTTCGATATGGCATTTACTGCTTTAGGAATAAAACAGCTTAAACCACTAGTGATTAGCGCCCATAAAAAGGGTGAAATACTGCAAAATAAAGAAGCCTTAAAACAGGCTTATGAAATTGGTTTAAGTTTTTAA
- a CDS encoding TetR/AcrR family transcriptional regulator: MCKEISLRQKNKARIKLNVLDSMLLLLEDCSFEELKVSDICERAAVSRVTFYSYFPKKEDLLGYYVTVWCFKLAVNLFINPKRGKHALLCFFEEVVETPKVLILTIMRFLANGAYENYNKLSDAEKALMYPNKQYVFDIRILGLDEIFRKHISEAITDGELDPRTNPAETAIMLNSVLFGTVLSAHMYGITDVHSLYKKNLDMLYLGAKNIISTKDEEHD, translated from the coding sequence ATGTGTAAAGAAATTTCATTAAGACAAAAAAACAAAGCTCGAATTAAGTTGAATGTGTTAGACAGTATGTTGTTACTACTTGAGGATTGCTCATTTGAGGAGCTAAAAGTCAGTGACATATGTGAACGTGCAGCTGTATCTAGGGTTACTTTTTACAGCTATTTTCCAAAAAAGGAGGATTTATTAGGATATTATGTAACAGTATGGTGTTTTAAACTTGCTGTGAACCTGTTTATTAATCCTAAAAGAGGTAAACATGCACTTTTGTGTTTTTTTGAAGAAGTCGTAGAGACTCCTAAAGTGCTAATACTGACTATAATGAGATTTTTGGCTAATGGAGCATATGAGAATTATAATAAGCTGAGCGATGCCGAAAAGGCTCTAATGTACCCAAATAAACAGTATGTGTTCGATATAAGGATTCTTGGGTTAGATGAAATCTTTAGAAAACACATTTCAGAAGCAATTACTGATGGTGAACTAGATCCTAGAACTAACCCTGCAGAGACAGCCATCATGTTAAACTCTGTACTATTTGGAACAGTATTATCAGCTCATATGTACGGTATTACAGATGTACATTCTCTATATAAGAAAAACCTTGATATGTTGTACTTAGGTGCTAAGAACATAATAAGTACAAAAGATGAGGAACATGATTAA
- the rsfS gene encoding ribosome silencing factor, with amino-acid sequence MQIKERALKAIEYAQEKKANRPVLMDLRKLTAMTDYFVILSATNTKQVEAIAEHISKSFKDNDELLATTIERDKECNWILLDYADFIVHVFNDKARDYYDLERLWSDAEITEVL; translated from the coding sequence TTGCAAATTAAAGAGAGAGCATTAAAAGCTATTGAATACGCACAAGAAAAAAAAGCAAATAGACCTGTACTAATGGATTTACGTAAACTAACTGCCATGACGGACTATTTTGTAATTTTAAGTGCAACAAATACTAAACAAGTAGAGGCGATAGCGGAGCATATATCTAAGTCGTTTAAAGATAATGATGAGTTATTGGCTACTACCATAGAGAGAGATAAAGAATGTAATTGGATTCTTCTTGATTACGCTGATTTCATTGTTCATGTATTTAATGATAAAGCAAGAGATTATTATGATTTAGAAAGACTTTGGTCAGATGCAGAAATAACTGAGGTGTTATAA
- a CDS encoding ATP-binding protein, whose protein sequence is MAFRSIVAVTFKSYGFIAAIQLNYPAMLYYLVYGIIAYLINFRKHKDNFLATLTLLTFVDSISNIIEALIRNNLTVPHIKVILVVGFARSFFAYILYWFYRKQAIYVQAVEHQKRYTQLNKLVSDIQAEMFYLKKSMNDIEQVMSKSYNLYENTKSKPKLKELTLDISREVHEIKKDYYRVIKGFESFLNNFEKDDSMKISDIFTIIKDNTLRYIKENKLNIKLTFFSESDMTLSTYYSLFSILNNLIINSIQSCKENDSINVYQYVIKDIVYFQVTDTGEGIDNDILPYIINPGFTTKFDSVTGKASTGIGLSHVKNILDELQGEMNIESELNKGTSVTIKIPKKLITGDK, encoded by the coding sequence TTGGCTTTTAGAAGTATTGTTGCAGTCACCTTTAAATCTTATGGATTCATAGCAGCAATTCAGCTAAACTACCCAGCTATGTTGTACTACTTGGTTTATGGAATAATCGCCTATTTAATTAATTTTCGCAAGCATAAAGATAATTTTTTAGCAACTCTTACTCTTTTAACCTTTGTAGATTCTATAAGCAATATTATTGAGGCTTTAATAAGAAATAATCTTACTGTACCACATATTAAGGTTATTTTAGTAGTTGGCTTTGCTCGTAGTTTTTTTGCTTACATATTATACTGGTTTTATCGTAAACAGGCTATTTATGTTCAAGCAGTGGAGCATCAAAAACGTTATACTCAGCTTAATAAGCTCGTTTCGGATATTCAGGCAGAAATGTTTTACTTAAAAAAATCTATGAATGATATAGAGCAGGTAATGAGTAAAAGTTATAATTTATATGAAAACACTAAGAGTAAGCCAAAACTCAAAGAATTAACTCTCGATATCTCCAGAGAGGTCCATGAAATTAAAAAAGACTATTACCGAGTAATAAAAGGATTTGAAAGCTTTTTAAATAACTTTGAAAAAGATGATAGCATGAAAATCTCGGATATTTTTACAATAATAAAAGATAACACCCTAAGATATATTAAAGAAAACAAGTTAAATATTAAGTTAACCTTTTTTAGTGAAAGTGATATGACTTTATCAACCTATTACTCTTTATTTTCTATACTTAATAATTTAATAATTAATAGCATTCAATCCTGTAAAGAAAATGATAGTATAAACGTTTATCAATATGTAATAAAAGATATTGTTTATTTTCAGGTTACAGACACTGGTGAGGGCATAGATAACGATATCTTACCGTATATTATTAATCCTGGTTTTACAACAAAATTTGATAGTGTTACAGGCAAAGCCTCTACTGGTATTGGATTGTCGCATGTTAAAAATATCTTGGATGAGTTGCAAGGCGAAATGAACATTGAATCTGAGCTTAATAAAGGTACTAGTGTAACAATTAAAATACCCAAAAAGTTAATAACAGGTGATAAATAA
- a CDS encoding IS3 family transposase — MSLKWRESLEKDENLRLKYSKKRGVSKKYTLSKVRNESSYKTVKYYSEKGYKVSIICNVLGISRSAYYKHRNREKSIKEKNDELVCTLIKEYHSTFDGILGYRRMTMFINRLNHKSYSKGYIHRLMKFLGIKARIRLKKVSRKIVEPNYTKDNVLARNFKAEKPNEKWLTDVTEFSIPNDSRKLF; from the coding sequence TTGAGCTTAAAATGGAGAGAGAGCTTAGAAAAAGACGAGAATTTGAGATTGAAGTACTCAAAAAAAAGAGGAGTTTCAAAAAAATATACTCTCTCAAAAGTAAGAAATGAATCTAGTTACAAAACAGTAAAATATTACAGTGAAAAGGGTTATAAAGTAAGCATAATCTGTAATGTCTTAGGAATCTCACGAAGTGCATATTACAAACATAGGAATAGAGAAAAATCTATAAAAGAAAAGAACGATGAATTAGTATGTACTTTAATAAAAGAGTACCATTCAACCTTTGACGGTATTCTGGGCTATAGAAGAATGACCATGTTTATAAATAGGCTTAACCATAAGTCTTATTCAAAGGGATATATTCATCGCTTAATGAAATTTCTAGGCATCAAAGCTAGAATTAGGTTGAAGAAAGTAAGTCGCAAAATAGTTGAACCCAATTACACTAAGGATAATGTGTTAGCTAGGAATTTTAAAGCAGAAAAACCAAATGAAAAATGGCTCACTGATGTAACAGAGTTTAGTATTCCTAATGACAGTCGTAAACTCTTTTGA
- a CDS encoding DUF998 domain-containing protein — protein sequence MNLWGSKLSWILLTIAIVGDFVAAYALALFYPSYSHSKQVMSVLGNPKSPVAFFYNLWLIILGILICFSAVNFYIVYSGVSKAYACAGAIILLMFGIGAGILAGLFSVNEVKEIETVASKIHGIGAGLGFMALTFIPLVVGAVFFKEGNSLFGIISVVFFLLSVVLFVLFIMSERETFQNSIIGLSGLWQRLLLASMYMPLLLLALKQALKYRT from the coding sequence ATGAATTTATGGGGCTCTAAATTGAGTTGGATATTGTTAACAATAGCAATAGTTGGAGATTTTGTGGCAGCATATGCTTTAGCTTTGTTTTATCCTAGCTATAGTCATAGCAAACAAGTTATGAGCGTTTTAGGAAACCCTAAAAGTCCAGTAGCATTTTTTTATAATCTTTGGTTAATTATTTTAGGTATATTAATATGTTTTTCAGCAGTAAACTTCTATATTGTTTATTCAGGAGTTTCAAAAGCATATGCTTGTGCAGGAGCTATAATATTATTAATGTTTGGAATAGGTGCAGGAATATTAGCTGGATTATTTAGTGTAAATGAAGTTAAAGAGATAGAAACAGTGGCTTCAAAAATTCATGGAATAGGTGCAGGCTTAGGTTTTATGGCTTTAACCTTTATTCCTTTAGTAGTTGGGGCAGTATTCTTTAAAGAAGGCAATAGTTTATTTGGAATAATTTCAGTTGTTTTCTTTTTACTAAGTGTAGTACTTTTTGTATTATTTATTATGTCTGAAAGAGAGACCTTTCAGAACTCTATAATTGGTTTAAGTGGATTGTGGCAACGGTTATTATTGGCAAGTATGTATATGCCCTTATTATTGTTAGCCTTAAAACAAGCTTTAAAATATCGAACATAA
- a CDS encoding cation:proton antiporter → MFYIGLLIVAGMLGGKLARVLKAPSVTGYLLAGILVGPAVLNIVNQSVLGNMAVVSEMALALIAFTIGSEFNFKRLKTLGKNIFIITVTQALLTFAFVFSICFFLFSKSLAFSLLLGAISCATAPAATIMVIKQYKADGPLVRTLLPVVAIDDAICIIVFGISLSLSKTSVSNEVLSVSHMIWQPFIEISASLLLGLIAGFIFTISHKYFRSDEETLIAILGLVIMTSGIAIIFNLSALLACMMIGATVANLLGDRKRIFHLANCFCPPLYLLFFTVAGATLHLRELSHIGYLGIAYLVARTLGKVLGAALGAKSTAAPKTIVKYLGLGLLPQAGVAIGLGTLANSAFPNIGSQLMTIVLGGVVFFEIIGPFCAKYAITKAGEVNQQSSSY, encoded by the coding sequence ATGTTTTACATCGGGCTCTTAATTGTGGCTGGAATGTTGGGAGGGAAACTGGCAAGAGTGCTTAAGGCACCATCGGTTACGGGGTATTTGCTGGCTGGTATTCTTGTAGGACCTGCGGTATTAAATATTGTTAATCAGTCCGTATTAGGTAATATGGCTGTTGTTAGTGAAATGGCGTTAGCATTAATAGCTTTCACCATAGGATCAGAGTTTAATTTTAAAAGGTTAAAAACACTGGGTAAAAATATTTTTATAATTACAGTAACCCAAGCATTATTAACCTTTGCTTTTGTATTTAGTATCTGCTTTTTTTTATTTAGTAAGAGCTTAGCTTTTAGTTTATTACTGGGTGCAATTTCATGTGCTACAGCACCTGCAGCAACAATAATGGTAATAAAACAGTATAAAGCAGATGGGCCACTAGTAAGAACTTTGCTGCCAGTGGTAGCCATAGATGATGCAATTTGTATTATTGTTTTTGGCATTTCATTGTCTTTATCTAAAACCTCAGTTAGTAATGAAGTTTTATCTGTAAGTCATATGATATGGCAACCATTTATTGAGATTTCTGCATCGTTATTACTTGGCTTAATTGCAGGGTTTATATTTACAATTAGTCACAAATACTTTAGGAGTGATGAAGAGACCTTAATTGCCATATTAGGTTTAGTTATAATGACTTCTGGCATTGCAATTATCTTTAATTTATCTGCCTTATTAGCTTGTATGATGATTGGAGCAACTGTTGCTAACTTACTAGGAGATAGAAAACGCATATTTCATTTAGCAAACTGTTTTTGCCCACCGCTCTACTTATTATTTTTTACGGTAGCAGGAGCAACACTACATCTTAGAGAATTATCACATATAGGTTATTTAGGTATTGCTTATCTTGTTGCCAGAACTCTTGGCAAAGTTTTAGGAGCAGCTCTAGGGGCTAAATCTACAGCAGCGCCAAAAACCATTGTAAAATACTTAGGTTTAGGCTTATTGCCTCAAGCAGGTGTAGCTATAGGACTAGGGACTTTAGCTAATAGTGCATTTCCAAATATAGGATCACAGTTGATGACAATAGTATTAGGTGGGGTTGTTTTTTTTGAAATAATTGGTCCATTTTGTGCCAAGTATGCTATTACCAAAGCCGGAGAAGTTAATCAGCAAAGTTCGTCTTATTAA
- a CDS encoding class I SAM-dependent methyltransferase, with protein MNVDYNNWSSYLIELINKNPKGIKLLDAGCGTGTISNLMAKQGFTVTGVDSSTAMLNMAWKHVKPQLQFVHQNIQQLNLSREYDVIISTCDVFNYITTEKELLKTLTRIYDHLDYDGVFLFDISSYNKLKNFLGNNNFSDITNDVGYIWDNFFDDESNILNMQITFFMPYEETGLYYRCDEEHYQRAWSITEIVAALVETGFKSIKAYDAFTFDPPTESSDRIQFVAYKKDQKDIKYLPADINKEQSLKQVLQLPNITTVEQLIEELKKATK; from the coding sequence ATGAATGTTGACTATAATAATTGGAGTAGCTACCTTATAGAGCTGATTAATAAAAACCCAAAGGGCATTAAATTACTGGATGCAGGCTGTGGTACAGGCACTATAAGCAATTTAATGGCTAAGCAAGGGTTTACAGTTACAGGTGTAGATTCATCTACTGCAATGCTAAATATGGCATGGAAACATGTAAAACCCCAACTTCAATTTGTACATCAAAACATTCAGCAATTAAATTTGTCACGGGAGTATGATGTAATAATTAGTACATGTGACGTATTTAATTACATAACAACTGAAAAAGAGTTATTAAAAACACTAACTAGAATTTACGATCATTTAGATTATGATGGAGTGTTTTTATTCGACATAAGCAGTTATAATAAACTAAAAAATTTCCTAGGAAATAATAATTTTTCGGATATAACCAATGATGTAGGTTATATTTGGGATAATTTTTTTGATGATGAGTCTAATATATTAAATATGCAAATAACTTTTTTTATGCCATATGAAGAAACAGGTTTGTACTATCGTTGTGATGAAGAGCATTATCAGCGAGCATGGTCTATAACCGAAATAGTAGCAGCTTTAGTGGAGACAGGGTTTAAAAGCATAAAAGCATATGATGCTTTTACGTTTGATCCACCAACAGAAAGCAGTGATAGAATTCAATTCGTTGCTTATAAAAAGGATCAAAAAGATATTAAATATTTACCTGCTGATATAAATAAAGAGCAAAGCTTAAAGCAGGTATTACAGCTACCAAACATTACTACGGTAGAGCAGTTAATAGAGGAACTTAAAAAGGCAACTAAATAA
- a CDS encoding LCP family protein — protein MSSQIINTKQPKKLWLKILFVVLLILAVSAGYAGYRVWSFLNKLNNSDFSIIEKPVDNENINALIIGIDKFGSRADTNIFASYNPTTGKVLVMFIPRDTQAFIPGHFKYTGKPYGINKINAAHAYRGLPLAIETVERLLNTNIHYYARINYTVLHKLVDAIGGVPIKIERYMDWDDKVGNLHIHFTPGDYVLNGQQSEEYLRWRKNNDHTCDPLGDIGRIQRQKKYMNSAINQALKLNTILNIGQIEDILAEGVTTNMTASFMFKMFTEVVMGFDLENDINIITLPGETVGNNYEVSEQNRAELDTILQKHYAPDITKTLNIRVLNGTTVNNLATDVAKKLNNYPNISATAGDNAQKNIAVSQVISYTEDNIAKYIASLVNAEYNIYSGKEESVTDDIVIVLGKDYIKK, from the coding sequence ATGAGTTCCCAAATAATAAATACAAAACAGCCTAAAAAACTGTGGCTAAAGATTCTGTTTGTAGTTTTACTAATACTTGCAGTGTCTGCGGGTTATGCAGGATACCGAGTATGGTCATTTTTAAATAAATTAAATAATTCAGACTTTAGCATTATTGAAAAACCAGTAGACAATGAAAACATAAATGCTTTAATTATTGGTATAGATAAATTTGGGTCAAGAGCAGATACCAATATATTTGCTAGCTATAATCCAACAACTGGTAAGGTTTTAGTAATGTTTATTCCAAGAGATACACAGGCTTTTATACCAGGCCATTTTAAATATACAGGCAAACCCTATGGAATAAACAAAATAAATGCTGCCCATGCCTATAGAGGTTTACCATTAGCTATTGAAACAGTAGAACGTTTATTAAACACCAATATTCATTATTATGCTAGAATTAACTATACAGTATTGCATAAACTAGTTGATGCTATTGGTGGAGTACCTATTAAGATAGAGAGATACATGGATTGGGATGATAAGGTAGGGAACCTTCATATTCATTTTACCCCGGGAGATTATGTGCTTAATGGACAGCAATCTGAAGAGTACTTAAGATGGCGCAAAAATAATGACCATACCTGTGATCCACTGGGGGATATAGGTAGAATACAGCGGCAAAAAAAATACATGAATTCTGCTATAAATCAAGCCTTAAAACTCAATACTATCTTAAACATAGGGCAAATAGAGGATATCTTAGCAGAGGGTGTAACTACCAATATGACAGCATCGTTTATGTTTAAAATGTTTACAGAAGTTGTCATGGGGTTTGATCTAGAAAATGATATAAATATTATTACCCTGCCAGGCGAAACTGTAGGTAATAATTATGAAGTATCGGAGCAGAACAGAGCAGAACTTGATACAATATTGCAGAAACACTATGCTCCAGATATAACTAAAACACTTAACATAAGGGTGCTTAATGGTACTACTGTAAATAATTTAGCTACTGATGTTGCAAAAAAATTGAATAACTATCCTAATATAAGTGCAACAGCAGGAGATAATGCTCAAAAGAATATTGCAGTAAGCCAAGTCATTAGCTATACCGAAGATAACATAGCTAAATATATAGCATCTTTAGTAAACGCAGAATATAATATATATAGTGGTAAAGAGGAAAGCGTAACAGATGATATTGTAATAGTTTTAGGAAAAGATTATATAAAAAAATAA
- a CDS encoding IS3 family transposase produces MDLYDNSIIEYKLSFRNNNQLVFSMFDNAIKKYPNAKPIFHSDRGFQYTTSLFKKRIKDSEMIQSMSRVGKCIDNGPMECFFGILKTEMFYGKKFNSLEELKSKIISYIKFYNEKRFQKKLRCLAPLEFRRQAPI; encoded by the coding sequence ATGGATCTATATGATAATAGCATTATTGAATATAAGTTATCCTTTAGGAATAATAACCAACTAGTGTTTAGCATGTTTGATAATGCGATAAAAAAATATCCTAATGCTAAACCAATATTTCATAGCGATAGAGGTTTTCAATACACTACAAGTCTTTTTAAGAAAAGAATTAAGGATTCTGAGATGATTCAAAGTATGTCACGTGTTGGTAAGTGTATTGACAATGGTCCAATGGAATGCTTCTTTGGCATACTTAAAACAGAGATGTTCTATGGTAAAAAGTTTAATTCATTAGAAGAGTTAAAATCTAAGATTATTAGCTATATTAAGTTTTACAATGAGAAAAGGTTTCAAAAAAAGCTAAGGTGCTTAGCTCCTTTAGAGTTTAGAAGACAAGCACCTATTTGA